The Nitrobacter hamburgensis X14 genome contains the following window.
AAGAGCGAGACCGGTCTTGCCCTCGTCATCCTTGTGCCGGGACCGAGTTGGGTCGCGCCGGTCAAGTGGCATTTCCTGGAGCGTTTCGGCAAATGTTGGGAAACCTTCGAGGTCGACACGACGAAAACGACCCCGCAGCAGAAGGCGGAACGCAATGGACAGGTCGCGACCAGCCTGTCGCGCGGACATTCGGTGGTCGGCATTGCCGTGGACCGCAACGCGCTTCCGACGGCGTTGACGATGGCGATCGATCTGACGATCCGGCTCGATGCCCCCGGTGCCCGCACCATCGCGCGCGCGATCCGGATGTTCACCGGCAAGCCGGTACCCGCCGGGCTCGACGACAAGATCTGCGCTGGCCTCGAATTCCACGATCTCGTCGCCGCCTTTCGCGCCAATTCATCCCCGGCGGAAATCGTGGAACGTCTCCGCCACGCGGCCGCAAGCTCAGGCAGCGTCGGAGCGGCTGAGCGTCTGCCGCGACTGGACGACGCGGTCGAATACGGCGCGGCGCGCACCTGGGGAATGACTCTGGCGCGGGATCTCGCCGACTACCGCGCCGGCCGTCTCGACTGGCAGGAAGTCGATCGTGGTGCCGTACTGTTTTCCGAGCCCGGACTCGGCAAATCCCTGTTCGCGCGAATTCTGGCGCAGGCGTGCGGTGTTCCGCTGGTGGCATTCTCGATTGCGGATCTCTTCGCGGGCTCGGCCGGCTATCTCGATTCGGTCATCAAGGCATCGCGAGCGATGTTCGAACGCGCGGCAGCCGTCGCGCCGTGCATTCTTTTTCTCGATGAGATCGATGCGCTGCCTAACAGGGCCACGATGACTCCGAGAGCGGCGGAATGGTGGACCAGCGTTTTGACCGACTTCATGCTTAGCCTCGACAACGCGGTCGCGGGGAAGCGCGCCGGAATCGTGGTGATCGGCGCGACGAATAACATCAAGGGAGTCGACGCGGCCATATTGCGCCCCGGGAGGCTCGAGCGGGCGATCGAGGTCAAGCGCCCCGACCGCGCCGGCGCCGCGAATATTCTCCGCCATCACCTCAATGGAGAAATCCCGGACGCCGACATCGACGACATTGCCGAATTACTGGATGGATCGACCGGAGCCGAGATCATGATGACCGTCCGCGACGCGCGCCGGATCGCACGCTACGCGGGTCGCCAGCTGAGGCGCGACGATGTCCTGGAGGCGATGGCGCCGGCCGAAGAAGTCGCTCCGGACGCCCTCAGGCGCATCTGCATCCACGAAGCCGCGCACGCGGTGGGATCGATCGTCGTTCCGTCCGGCATTCTGAAGCGCTGCATCGTCCGCAGCACCGAAGGGGCCGCCGGCCAGACCCTGGTGGAGACCGATAAGGACGACCTGCTCACTCGCGATTCGGTCGAACGGCGCGCCATCGTCCTGTTGGCTGGACGCACCGCGGAGCAAATTCTGATCGGCAATGCCGGACTGGGCAGCGGCGGGGACGATGCGTCCGACCTCGCCCAGGTCACGCAGTACGTCGCCTCGCTGCACGCGTCCACGGGACTTGGCGAAACGCTGGCCTATCTCAGTTCGCACCGCGACTCACTGGAGGCCGTCCGCCTCGATCCCGGTCTTCGCGCCACGGTCGAGAGGCACGTCAGGACCCTGCAGACCCGCACCGAAGAAGTCGTTCACCGTTACCGCGATGCGATCATCGCCGTAGCCGACCAGCTCCGAACACGCCGCCAGCTTTCGGGGGAAGAAGTGCGCCGGATCGTCGGAGCGACGGCTGCGAAAGATCAGATCGAATCCGCTCAATAACTATCATGAAGGAGTCCGCGAATGCTCGCCATCACGATCGACCTCGTCCCCGGCGGATATGAATCTCACCGTCGCACGATCGGCTCCATGCGGATCGCCAACCGGTCCGACCTGGCCGACGTTTCCGACTACTCGGTCGAGATCATGGAGGCCGCGAACGCACTTACCGGTGGCGGGCCCCGCAACGCCGCCTGTATCGTCGAACGCCACGACCGCCGCCAGAGTGTGTGGGCACTTCTGGAGAAGGCCTGCGCCGAGATTTTGAAGGCCGAATTCGTCGAACTTTAGCGATCCGGTGAATGGTTTGGCGATCGCTCCGTGGTACATGGCGATCATGACCAAACCGACCACCATCCTTTTCGCGCGCCCGAGGGCGATGCGCTTCGTACGCCAGGCCTAAGCCAGCGATCCGATGAGGATCCGCCGGCTGTGCCCGGCGGATGAGGTCGTCTCCTTCAGACGTTTTAAGCTTTCCAATCTGCGCTGGCGCTCTGCCGGCTATGAGGAGACGCGTCATGAAGATATCCGTCGATTCCGAATCGGATGACTGCGGGCTGGTCCGGTAGCACTCGCCTCCCGGACCCGCGCGATGCGGTTCGGCGCGAGCCGCCGAATTCCCGAAGCTGACGAAGCCCGTCGCTTGAGCGGCGGTCTCGGGAGGATCGTCAAAGACAATTGAAAATTCCGGGCCGCCTCGCGCGGCAGCGGACTGCCGTGGGCGTCGCTGAAAAGCGAAGCGCTCCTCGCGTCGATCGGCCGGGTTGCCTTGCCCGGTACTGACGATGGGGATCGTTGTCTTCGGCATCCGGACGAACCCGATGAAGGGCCGTTGGCGCCGCGCCTGAACAACGCAGTCCATAGCCCGACGTCGATCCCAAGGCAAACCCGCAAACGCACCGTTTGCGGGAACGGCGGAGCTTTGCTCGGAGATGGTGAACGAAGTCCGACTGCGTCGGCAGTTCTTCCGCTCCGTCAGACTCCGATGGGAGTCGGCCATGAACGAGAAAAACACGACTGCGATTGCGCAGCCGCAATCAGATCGCACGAGGTGCGAACGACCTGCGGTGTCCGAAGTCGACGCCTGCGCCACGCACTTAAGAAGGTTTCAACCATGAGTAATGGCGAAAATCTTCAGACTCGCGCGGCAATGATCGCGACATCGAAGGCGACGATCGTAAGAGCGCCGGGGTGGCAACCTATCCGGACTTTCGTGCAATACGCACAACGAAAACCCGTAGGGACGTTCGTCTCACGCAAATCGAACCGCGTCTTCCCGTGGGAAGGATACGGCGAGCGGCATCTGATGTGGATCTCCGAAGCGGATACCACCGTCGAGCGCTTTCTTGCGCAACCGCACAGGCTCGAGATCAGGGTCGAGGGGAATGAGAAGCCTCTCTACTACTTCCCGGACCTGTTGCGGCGGCTCGAGGACGGCACGACAGAGATCATCGAGGTCAAGCAGAGGGACGACGAAATCGAGAAAGACCCCGACTACGCCTTCAAGCTCAAGAAAGCGAAGAGGATCTACGCGGCGTTGGAATGGAAATTCCGCATCGTCGTAGCCGAGGACGAACTCGAGATCGACCCGATCCTCTCGAACGCCGACATGATCTGCGCCGACAACTTCTCCCTGATCCGGACGCGAGAGCGTCTGGCGATGGAGGAGGCGTTCCAGGTCGATGGGGCGATTCCCTACGGCAAAGCGGTCGAAACGATCGCTGACGCCAGCGGGATCAGCCAGACGCGCGCGACCGCCGTGCTCCACGCCATGGTCTGCACTCGGACGGCCGCGATCGACGTCAACAAACGCATCACGCGCGACAGCGCCGTGATCAAACCGAACAAAACACGTGGGCGGCGGTGACGTCGCCCACGGAGGGGCAATCATGACTACGCTTGACCTCGAACAAGGCGACATCTTCGAATTGCCGCACGGCCGGTACCGCTTCCATGAGGAGTGGGACGACGAGACCCTGTGGTTCCTGAAGGAAAAGACCGGGCATCGCCTTCCACTGTCGGAGTCCAAGCTCGTCGAAATGCTCGGCGCGGGTCAGGCGAGGCGCATCGACGTCTTCCGCTGTGCGAACGGCAGTGTCAAATCCAGCAGCGAGCGCGGCGAGTTCGGACCCGACGAGGAAGACTCGGAAGATCTGAAACGGGCGCGGGCGCTGCAATTCTTCGCTCGCCGGTGGGACGATACGCTAGGCGCGAGCCTCGGCCGCGCCGGTCTCCGCGAATTCATCAAGGAGCACAAACACCAGGCCTACAGCAACAAGCATACGCATGAAGTGTCGCCCGAGGCACTGTACTACGCGCTTGTCAATTGTGGCGAGCCTGGCAACAGGCCGTTGCGCGCGTTCCGCTCCGGTCGCGGCCGTACCTTACGAAAGCACTTCGACAAAGAAATCGAGGCGGCGCTGAACAAGGCAGTGGAGTTTTTTTGGGAACTGAGATCGCGGGGCTACACCGAGGCCTACGCGTACTTCCGCAGCATCGTCGCGAAGATCAATAGGGAGCGCGATGCCGCCAAGCTTGACCCGCTAAAATTCCCGAAACGGATGGAAACCCTCCGGCGCCGCATCAATCAAACGATCAATAGCGACAACTGGGAAACAAAGTACGGCTCACGCGAAGCGCACCTCAAGTTCGAGGGAATCGAGGAGGGCCTCAGCGCCACTCGACCGCT
Protein-coding sequences here:
- a CDS encoding AAA family ATPase; this encodes MTAKKLAKAQRSRVAKEKTSVAKKTTRRKVASREKAGGVSRKQRKSVDGPHARMLPPPVAREAPDEIIRADDPPPPPKRAKRTLSARCSIVAAAFHGTIGGEIRQRLKSETGLALVILVPGPSWVAPVKWHFLERFGKCWETFEVDTTKTTPQQKAERNGQVATSLSRGHSVVGIAVDRNALPTALTMAIDLTIRLDAPGARTIARAIRMFTGKPVPAGLDDKICAGLEFHDLVAAFRANSSPAEIVERLRHAAASSGSVGAAERLPRLDDAVEYGAARTWGMTLARDLADYRAGRLDWQEVDRGAVLFSEPGLGKSLFARILAQACGVPLVAFSIADLFAGSAGYLDSVIKASRAMFERAAAVAPCILFLDEIDALPNRATMTPRAAEWWTSVLTDFMLSLDNAVAGKRAGIVVIGATNNIKGVDAAILRPGRLERAIEVKRPDRAGAANILRHHLNGEIPDADIDDIAELLDGSTGAEIMMTVRDARRIARYAGRQLRRDDVLEAMAPAEEVAPDALRRICIHEAAHAVGSIVVPSGILKRCIVRSTEGAAGQTLVETDKDDLLTRDSVERRAIVLLAGRTAEQILIGNAGLGSGGDDASDLAQVTQYVASLHASTGLGETLAYLSSHRDSLEAVRLDPGLRATVERHVRTLQTRTEEVVHRYRDAIIAVADQLRTRRQLSGEEVRRIVGATAAKDQIESAQ
- a CDS encoding TnsA endonuclease N-terminal domain-containing protein → MSNGENLQTRAAMIATSKATIVRAPGWQPIRTFVQYAQRKPVGTFVSRKSNRVFPWEGYGERHLMWISEADTTVERFLAQPHRLEIRVEGNEKPLYYFPDLLRRLEDGTTEIIEVKQRDDEIEKDPDYAFKLKKAKRIYAALEWKFRIVVAEDELEIDPILSNADMICADNFSLIRTRERLAMEEAFQVDGAIPYGKAVETIADASGISQTRATAVLHAMVCTRTAAIDVNKRITRDSAVIKPNKTRGRR